GAACAGGTTCTTTTTCGACATAACCGGCCCGGCCGGGCAGCGACCTTTGCCGAGTATTGCGGTGACGGTGGATTCGAGGCTCTGAAGAAGGCGCTCGGGGGGCTGTCGCCGGACGACGTGCAGCAGATGGTTGTCGACTCGGGGCTGCGTGGCCGCGGCGGGGCCGGGTTTCCCACCGGCAAGAAGTGGTCCTTTGTCCCCCGCAATCTCCCCGGTCCCCGCTGGCTCATCTGCAACTGCGATGAAATGGAACCGGGCACCTACAAGGACCGGGTGCTGCTGGAGGCCAATCCCTATTCCCTCATCGAAGGCATCCTCCTTGCCTGCTATGCCATCGGCGTCCATCATGCCTTCATCTTCATCCGTCGTGGCTATGAAACCGCGGCGGCCAACCTTCGCCATGGGATTGCCGAGGCAGATAAGGCGGAATTCATCGGCGACAACATTATGGGGAGCGGCTTCAGCTGTGCCATCGATGTCCATGTTTCCGCCGGTCGTTATATCTGCGGCGAGGAAACGGCACTGATGAATGCCCTGGAGGGAAAACGGGCCAACCCGCGCTCCAAGCCCCCTTTTCCGGCAGTGAAAGGGTTGTGGGGCGGGCCGACGGTGGTGAACAACGTGGAGACCCTGTCGAATATCCCGGCGATTGTCGCGAAAGGTTCCGCCTGGTTCAAAGGTCTGGCGAAAGTGCCCGAGGCAGCAGGAACGAAGCTCTTCTGCATCAGCGGCCATGTGCGGAATACGGTCTGTGTGGAGCTTCCCATGGGGATGACCCTGGGGGAGATCATTGACGGGCCGTGCGGCGGCATGCTGCCCGGCAGGAAGTTCAAGGCCTGCATTCCCGGCGGCGCTTCCACCCCCTTTTTTACTGCCGATCACTTCGCCGTCCCCATGGATTTCGATGCCGTGGCCAAGGCGGGATCCCGGCTTGGCACCGGCGGCATTGTCGTCTTCGACGAAAACACCTGCATGGTCGGCGTCACCCTCAACCTGATCCGCTTTTTTGCCAGGGAATCGTGCGGCTGGTGTACCCCTTGTCGGGAAGGGCTTCCCTTCGTCCATGAGGTGTTGACCCGCATGGAACAGGGTCGGGGGAGGGAGGAGGACCTGGAGATATTGAGCGAGCATGTCCATTATCTGAACTATTCCTTCTGCGCCTTGGCCCCAGGAGCCATGGGCCCGGTGGAAGGATTGCTGCGCCTCTTCAAGGACGAGATCCGGGAACATATCAGGAAGAATGGCTGTCCCTTTAAGTGATGCGTTCACACCCCCACTCCCTTGATGGAGAGGGGCCTTTTTTAAAGTCAAACACACAGAATCCTATGCCGAAATTGACCATCGATAACATACCCGTTGAGGTGCCGGCCGGGACCAACGTCCTGGAAGCGGCCAGGCAGGTGGGCGTCTGGATTCCCCACTTCTGCTATCATCCCGCCCTGGGGAGTGTTGGTGCGTGCCGGCTTTGCGCCATGAAATTCCTGGAAGGGCCGGTGAAAGGGGTGCAGATGTCGTGCATGATCCCGGCCCAGGATGGCATGGTGGTTTCCACCACCGATGGCGAAGCGGCGAAGATGCGGCAAATGGTCATCGAGTGGCTGATGATCAACCACCCCCACGACTGCCCTGTCTGCGACGAGGGGGGCGAATGCCTGCTCCAGGACTACACCATCGCCGGCGGTCACGGTATCCGCCGCTACCGGGGAAAGAAGCGGACCTTCAACAACCAGTTCCTGGGGCCGTACATCGAACACGAGATGAACCGCTGCATTGAGTGCTACCGCTGCGCCCGCTTCTACCAGGATTTTGCCGGCGGAACAGATTTTGGCGTCATGGGGAGTGCCGGCCGGGTATATTTCGGCCGCTTCAGGGAGGGACAGTTGCAGTCCCCCTTTTCCGGCAATCTTGTCGATATCTGTCCTACCGGCGTTTTTACCGACAAGACGGCAAGGTTCCGCGCTCGTTACTGGGATTACGACATGGCTCCGTCCATCTGCCCCCACTGCTCCCTGGGCTGCAATACCATTCCGGCGGCCCGTTACCGGGAGCTGCTCAAGACCATGGCCCGCAGAAACGATGCCGTCAACGGCTGGTTCATCTGCGACCGGGGGCGGTTCGAAAAATACCCGGTCAACGACCCGGCCAGACCACGCGCTCCAGGCATAGACGGTGTGGAGGCAAGCTGGGATCAGGCGCTTGATGCACTTGTCCAGAGGCTCGGGGAGGTTACGGCACTGCACGGCCAGGGAAGTATCGCCGTCGTCGGTTCTCCCCGTCTTTCTCTGGAGGGGCTGGTAATGCTTCCCCTGCTGGCGGAAACAATGGGGAGCGGCAACTTCTGTTTTTTTACCGACAAAGATGAGTCAGACAAGGCTAAGGCGGCAGTCGAAAAACTTACTCTAGCCAATTCCGCCTCCATGGCCGATGTGCAGACTGCCGATGCAGTGGTCGTCATGGCCTGCGACCTGCTGACGGAAGGGGCGATGATGGCCCTGGCGGTACGCCAGGCATGGCGCAACGGAGCACGCGTCTTTCTTCTGAAGGCCAACGTTAGTGCACTGACGGCGGGGGTCGGCATTGTTGTCGAGGCGGTGGATTCCCTTTCTGCCATACCTTTTGCGGATTTCAAAAGACCGGTGGTGATCTGCGGTACCGCCCAGGCAGATACAGCCACCATCGAGAAGGCGGCCAATGCAGGCGCTAAAATTTCCTATATGCTTTCCGGAGCAAATGCCTTTGCCGCGGCACGCTTGTCATTGAAACATGGTGCCCGCGATCTGCAGACCGCCGTTGCCGGTGGAAAAATAAAGGGTATCATTGCCTTTGAGGCGGACCTGGCGGCAGACCTAGTGGAAAAACTTCCCTTTGTGGCCATTGCCGATTATATGCCTTCGGATCTCACCGGGAAAGCCTCAGTTTTTCTTCCCGCCACCACTACTATCGAAATGGACGGCACCTTCATCAATAACGAAGGGCGAGCCCAGCGCTTCAAAAAGGTGATGGAGCCCGGGCTGCCCATAAAAGGACTCGACCCGGCGCTCCACCCACCCCATGTGCACCGGTTGTCACCACCCGGTGGCGAAGTACGGCCGTCCTGGCAGATCATAGCCGCTCTGATAGAGCTCCTCAGCGGAGAGAAGATAGTAGAACCCCTTGTCGGGCAATGGGAGAAGCTGCGCGATCTGGATGCGGAAAACGGCGGCCTGAGCATATTATGATGGTGAATTACTGTGAACATTGATCCCCTGGACATACTGCTGATCGCGGCAAAGATCGGCGCCGTCTTCCTCGTCATCCTCACCACGGCGGCCTACCTGGTCTTTGCCGAACGACGCATCCTGGGCTGGATCCAGGACCGGAAGGGTCCGAACCGGGTCGGGCCCATGGGGCTTCTGCAGCCAGTGGCCGATGTGATCAAGATGCTGACCAAGGAAGACATGCTGCCTGCGGCGGCGGACAAATGGCTCTTTTACCTGGCTCCGGCCATGGCGGCAATTCCGGCCATCATGACCTTCGCCATCATTCCCTTCGGCGCACCGGTGACTCTCTTCGGCCGGCAGATCCCCATGCAGGTGGCTGATCTGCACGTTGGGATTCTTTTTTTCATGGCCCTTTCATCCATTGCCGTCTATGGCGTTGCCTTGGGGGGATGGGCCTCCAATTCCAAGTATGCCCTTCTCGGCAGCATCCGCGGTCTTGCCCAGCTCATCTCCTACGAGCTTTCCATGGGACTCTCGCTGGTGCCGGTAGTGATGCTCGCCCGCTCCTTTCGCCTTTCCGAGATCGTCAACGCCCAGGCAGGCGTCTGGTTCATAGTTTACCAACCATTGGCATTCGTCATCTTCCTCATCAGCATCATTGCCGAATGCA
This region of Geotalea daltonii FRC-32 genomic DNA includes:
- the nuoF gene encoding NADH-quinone oxidoreductase subunit NuoF; this encodes MEQVLFRHNRPGRAATFAEYCGDGGFEALKKALGGLSPDDVQQMVVDSGLRGRGGAGFPTGKKWSFVPRNLPGPRWLICNCDEMEPGTYKDRVLLEANPYSLIEGILLACYAIGVHHAFIFIRRGYETAAANLRHGIAEADKAEFIGDNIMGSGFSCAIDVHVSAGRYICGEETALMNALEGKRANPRSKPPFPAVKGLWGGPTVVNNVETLSNIPAIVAKGSAWFKGLAKVPEAAGTKLFCISGHVRNTVCVELPMGMTLGEIIDGPCGGMLPGRKFKACIPGGASTPFFTADHFAVPMDFDAVAKAGSRLGTGGIVVFDENTCMVGVTLNLIRFFARESCGWCTPCREGLPFVHEVLTRMEQGRGREEDLEILSEHVHYLNYSFCALAPGAMGPVEGLLRLFKDEIREHIRKNGCPFK
- the nuoH gene encoding NADH-quinone oxidoreductase subunit NuoH, giving the protein MNIDPLDILLIAAKIGAVFLVILTTAAYLVFAERRILGWIQDRKGPNRVGPMGLLQPVADVIKMLTKEDMLPAAADKWLFYLAPAMAAIPAIMTFAIIPFGAPVTLFGRQIPMQVADLHVGILFFMALSSIAVYGVALGGWASNSKYALLGSIRGLAQLISYELSMGLSLVPVVMLARSFRLSEIVNAQAGVWFIVYQPLAFVIFLISIIAECRRIPFDLPEAEGELVAGFHSEYSGMRFGLFFVGEYINIIVLGALATTFFLGGWHGPLLPPVVWFFLKTLAFTFLFIWVRGTLPRLRYDQLMHLGWKLLTPLALVNIVVTGWYLTLSGSFRY
- the nuoG gene encoding NADH-quinone oxidoreductase subunit NuoG gives rise to the protein MPKLTIDNIPVEVPAGTNVLEAARQVGVWIPHFCYHPALGSVGACRLCAMKFLEGPVKGVQMSCMIPAQDGMVVSTTDGEAAKMRQMVIEWLMINHPHDCPVCDEGGECLLQDYTIAGGHGIRRYRGKKRTFNNQFLGPYIEHEMNRCIECYRCARFYQDFAGGTDFGVMGSAGRVYFGRFREGQLQSPFSGNLVDICPTGVFTDKTARFRARYWDYDMAPSICPHCSLGCNTIPAARYRELLKTMARRNDAVNGWFICDRGRFEKYPVNDPARPRAPGIDGVEASWDQALDALVQRLGEVTALHGQGSIAVVGSPRLSLEGLVMLPLLAETMGSGNFCFFTDKDESDKAKAAVEKLTLANSASMADVQTADAVVVMACDLLTEGAMMALAVRQAWRNGARVFLLKANVSALTAGVGIVVEAVDSLSAIPFADFKRPVVICGTAQADTATIEKAANAGAKISYMLSGANAFAAARLSLKHGARDLQTAVAGGKIKGIIAFEADLAADLVEKLPFVAIADYMPSDLTGKASVFLPATTTIEMDGTFINNEGRAQRFKKVMEPGLPIKGLDPALHPPHVHRLSPPGGEVRPSWQIIAALIELLSGEKIVEPLVGQWEKLRDLDAENGGLSIL